The following are encoded together in the Fundidesulfovibrio putealis DSM 16056 genome:
- the mraZ gene encoding division/cell wall cluster transcriptional repressor MraZ, producing the protein MFRGHSERNLDPKGRLMLPPEFREEVLRHSPEGKLMLTNFDGCVVGYPMPEWERIEESFQRVNILDQRLRNLQRFIISGAVEVLVDKQGRILVPPYLRGYAKLDKDCVLAGVGTKFELWDKAIFESRRRETEENFDADMAALSQAGFELRL; encoded by the coding sequence ATGTTTCGCGGTCATTCCGAGCGTAACCTCGACCCCAAGGGTCGCCTGATGCTGCCTCCCGAATTTCGGGAGGAGGTGCTCAGGCATTCCCCCGAGGGGAAACTCATGCTGACAAACTTCGACGGCTGCGTGGTCGGCTATCCCATGCCTGAGTGGGAGCGCATAGAAGAGAGCTTCCAGCGGGTCAACATCCTGGACCAGCGCCTGCGCAACCTCCAGCGCTTCATCATCTCCGGCGCGGTGGAGGTCCTGGTGGACAAGCAGGGCCGCATCCTGGTCCCGCCCTACCTGCGCGGCTACGCCAAGCTGGACAAGGACTGCGTCCTGGCCGGCGTGGGAACCAAATTTGAACTGTGGGATAAGGCCATCTTCGAATCGCGCCGCCGCGAGACCGAAGAGAACTTCGACGCCGACATGGCCGCCCTGTCGCAGGCCGGCTTCGAGCTGAGACTCTAA
- the rsmH gene encoding 16S rRNA (cytosine(1402)-N(4))-methyltransferase RsmH, with product MTTDPRHLPVMSEEVCALLALRPGMRVLDATLGLGGHSLRFLEQTGGELEILGLDRDETAIERATANLAAYPGRLHARQMRFSEFETALDELGWDGVDAALADVGVSSPQLDEAARGFSFIADGPLDMRMGMADGGEPASNIVNMWSFERLRDLIREMGEEPQAGRIARAIVARREKTPFESTLDLAAVVEQAYPAKWRATARNHPATRTFQALRMAVNEELDELKDFLDRIVDRLNPGGRVAVISFHSLEDRLVKTSFKREATGCVCPPRQPYCTCGHVPRVRILTKKPLIPSPGECTLNPRARSAKLRGAEKLGAPLAELLEGIDL from the coding sequence ATGACTACCGACCCAAGGCACCTTCCCGTCATGTCCGAAGAAGTGTGCGCATTGCTGGCCCTTCGGCCGGGCATGCGCGTGCTGGACGCCACGCTTGGGCTTGGCGGCCACAGCCTGCGCTTTCTGGAGCAGACCGGAGGCGAGCTGGAGATTCTCGGCCTTGATCGCGACGAGACCGCCATCGAGCGCGCCACGGCCAATCTGGCCGCCTACCCTGGCAGGTTGCACGCGCGCCAGATGCGCTTCTCGGAGTTCGAGACCGCCCTGGATGAGCTCGGCTGGGACGGCGTGGACGCGGCCCTGGCCGACGTTGGCGTGTCCTCTCCGCAGCTGGACGAGGCCGCGCGAGGCTTCAGCTTCATCGCGGACGGCCCCCTGGACATGCGCATGGGCATGGCCGACGGCGGCGAGCCCGCCTCCAACATCGTGAACATGTGGAGCTTCGAGCGCCTGCGCGACCTGATCCGCGAGATGGGCGAGGAGCCGCAGGCCGGGCGCATCGCGCGGGCCATCGTGGCGCGCCGCGAGAAGACGCCCTTCGAGTCCACCCTGGACCTGGCTGCCGTTGTGGAGCAGGCCTATCCGGCCAAGTGGCGGGCCACCGCGCGCAACCACCCGGCCACCCGCACCTTCCAGGCCCTGCGCATGGCCGTGAACGAAGAGCTCGACGAACTCAAGGATTTTCTGGACAGGATTGTGGATCGTCTGAACCCCGGCGGCCGCGTTGCCGTCATCTCCTTCCACTCCCTGGAGGACCGTCTGGTGAAGACGTCCTTCAAGCGCGAGGCGACCGGGTGCGTGTGCCCGCCCCGTCAGCCCTACTGCACCTGCGGGCACGTCCCAAGGGTCCGCATCCTGACCAAGAAGCCGCTGATCCCCTCGCCCGGGGAGTGCACCCTGAACCCGAGGGCCCGCAGCGCCAAGCTGCGGGGCGCCGAGAAGCTGGGCGCGCCCCTGGCGGAACTGCTGGAAGGGATCGACCTGTGA
- a CDS encoding FtsB/FtsL family cell division protein, protein MKGVTKEWALTLGFSVLTLLALGLGLTWVNIERVDMAYELKRIQTEIDSQEALISKLEVERNTLLTPERLRILATQYGLTQARPGQIRRLSLAGEELASPFIKAAPPGMEKPAKQKAEAVKASEQKGKKGQKDQKQQASQKTAEASGAEPAKDVKKAAADEKAAPVKNRKPVPLDAAPGTDSKKDSRVDGEPAKERKKTT, encoded by the coding sequence GTGAAGGGAGTGACCAAAGAGTGGGCGCTTACCCTGGGGTTTTCCGTGCTCACCCTGCTGGCGCTGGGCCTCGGGCTCACCTGGGTGAACATCGAGCGCGTGGACATGGCCTACGAGCTCAAGCGCATCCAGACGGAGATCGACTCGCAAGAGGCCCTCATCTCCAAGCTGGAAGTGGAGCGCAACACGCTGCTCACGCCGGAGCGCCTGCGCATCCTGGCCACCCAGTACGGCCTCACCCAGGCACGCCCCGGCCAGATCAGGCGTCTGTCCCTGGCGGGGGAGGAGCTGGCTTCTCCGTTCATCAAGGCCGCGCCTCCGGGGATGGAAAAGCCTGCAAAGCAGAAGGCTGAAGCGGTCAAGGCTTCTGAGCAAAAGGGCAAGAAGGGGCAGAAAGACCAGAAGCAGCAGGCCTCGCAGAAGACTGCCGAAGCGTCCGGAGCCGAACCGGCCAAGGACGTGAAAAAGGCGGCGGCGGACGAAAAAGCCGCCCCGGTCAAGAATCGAAAGCCCGTGCCCCTGGACGCCGCTCCAGGCACGGACTCGAAAAAGGACTCGCGCGTGGACGGCGAGCCCGCCAAGGAAAGGAAAAAGACCACATGA
- a CDS encoding penicillin-binding transpeptidase domain-containing protein has protein sequence MSRGQKQIRDFSRMRLICVCGLFFLFWASLWVRAGYLQIVQGPKLAEQALRQHLASETDRGKRGVILDRNGQILAQSVEFVAVSAQPKEVKNPEVAAQVLSKVLGVPQKDISRKLSSHANFVYLARRVNDRVAAQVKALNIPGVTLASEYGRSYPNKQVAGQLLGFVGYDDQGLEGLEKQFESILAGKKAKYVVQRDAAGRRMYLDAQGREMANADGASVRLTIDSQIQFFAEEALAKAVVEHKAKAGTCIMVHVKSAEILAWANYPFYNPNGGTDSDPKASRNRLALDVLEPGSTMKPILIAAALQEKVVRPETQYKCENGKWDFFGIATIRDTHPYDVLPVNKILRWSSNIGAAKIGLDLGAPKLHSYFEKVGFGQPTGLPLPGEAKGIMRPLNAWSKLDLATNSFGQGIGVTPVQLAQAFHIIANNGVRKPLRLVQEPVQDSAYWPEVRVFDPQVAKTVQLMMREVVEEEKGTGVKAHIDGLEIGGKTGTAQKAKATGGYGDKYLADFVAFIPAVDPEYMVLVMVDEPEPNHYGGVVAAPAVRELAIKSLSYLGRLPETVKLAGELRAPQPAANTAGHAANHVSEVAEVMGVAFPPMNLNVSGSEVPNLVGMPLRKASEILAGKGVVPSLKGNGLVVGKQNPAPGTPWNAVEKEPFTLWLGKAT, from the coding sequence ATGAGCCGTGGCCAGAAACAGATCCGGGACTTCAGCCGCATGCGCCTCATCTGCGTGTGTGGGCTGTTTTTCCTGTTCTGGGCCAGCCTCTGGGTCAGGGCCGGATACCTGCAGATCGTGCAGGGGCCGAAGCTCGCCGAGCAGGCTCTGCGCCAGCACCTGGCCTCCGAGACCGACCGGGGCAAGCGTGGCGTCATCCTGGACCGCAACGGCCAGATACTGGCCCAGTCCGTGGAATTCGTGGCCGTGTCCGCGCAGCCCAAGGAAGTGAAGAATCCCGAGGTTGCGGCGCAGGTTCTGTCCAAGGTGCTGGGCGTCCCCCAGAAGGACATCTCCCGCAAGCTCTCCAGCCACGCAAACTTCGTGTATCTGGCCCGGCGCGTGAACGACCGCGTGGCCGCGCAGGTCAAGGCCCTGAACATCCCCGGCGTGACCCTGGCCTCCGAGTACGGCCGCTCCTACCCCAACAAGCAGGTGGCCGGGCAGCTCCTGGGCTTCGTGGGCTACGACGACCAGGGCCTGGAGGGCCTCGAGAAGCAGTTCGAGTCCATCCTGGCCGGGAAGAAGGCCAAGTATGTGGTGCAGCGCGACGCCGCCGGGCGGCGCATGTACCTGGACGCCCAGGGCCGCGAGATGGCCAACGCGGACGGCGCCAGCGTCCGGCTGACCATCGATTCGCAGATCCAGTTTTTCGCGGAGGAGGCCCTGGCCAAGGCCGTGGTGGAGCACAAGGCCAAGGCCGGAACCTGCATCATGGTGCACGTCAAGTCCGCCGAGATCCTGGCCTGGGCCAACTACCCCTTCTACAATCCCAACGGCGGAACGGACTCCGACCCCAAGGCCTCGCGCAACAGGCTCGCCCTGGACGTCCTGGAGCCCGGCTCCACCATGAAGCCCATCCTGATCGCCGCCGCGCTCCAGGAGAAGGTGGTCCGCCCCGAGACCCAGTACAAGTGCGAGAACGGCAAGTGGGACTTCTTCGGCATCGCCACCATCCGCGACACCCACCCCTACGACGTGCTGCCGGTCAACAAGATCCTGCGCTGGTCCTCCAACATCGGGGCCGCAAAGATCGGCCTGGACCTGGGCGCGCCCAAGCTCCACTCCTATTTCGAGAAGGTGGGCTTCGGCCAGCCCACCGGCCTGCCGCTGCCAGGCGAGGCCAAGGGCATCATGCGCCCCCTCAACGCCTGGAGCAAGCTGGACCTGGCTACCAACTCCTTCGGCCAGGGCATCGGCGTCACACCCGTGCAGCTGGCCCAGGCCTTCCACATCATCGCCAACAACGGCGTGCGCAAGCCCCTGCGTCTGGTGCAGGAGCCCGTGCAGGACAGCGCCTACTGGCCTGAAGTCCGCGTGTTCGACCCGCAGGTGGCCAAGACCGTGCAGCTCATGATGCGCGAGGTGGTGGAAGAGGAGAAGGGCACAGGCGTCAAGGCCCACATCGACGGCCTGGAGATCGGCGGCAAGACCGGCACGGCCCAGAAAGCCAAGGCCACCGGCGGCTACGGCGACAAGTACCTGGCCGACTTCGTGGCCTTCATCCCCGCCGTGGACCCGGAATACATGGTGCTGGTGATGGTGGACGAGCCCGAACCCAACCATTACGGCGGCGTGGTGGCGGCTCCGGCCGTGCGTGAACTGGCCATCAAGAGCCTGTCCTACCTGGGCCGCCTGCCCGAAACCGTGAAGCTGGCCGGAGAGCTGCGCGCGCCGCAGCCTGCGGCCAATACCGCCGGGCACGCGGCGAATCATGTATCCGAGGTGGCGGAAGTGATGGGCGTGGCCTTCCCCCCCATGAACCTGAACGTCTCGGGCTCGGAAGTGCCGAATCTGGTGGGCATGCCGCTGCGCAAGGCCTCGGAGATTCTGGCGGGCAAGGGCGTGGTGCCCTCGCTCAAGGGCAACGGGCTGGTGGTGGGCAAGCAGAATCCGGCCCCCGGCACCCCCTGGAACGCCGTGGAAAAAGAACCCTTCACCCTGTGGCTCGGCAAGGCGACGTGA
- a CDS encoding UDP-N-acetylmuramoyl-L-alanyl-D-glutamate--2,6-diaminopimelate ligase, whose amino-acid sequence MNTEATMNKQAWEALKTYVEAGLDVQTDSRRVRPGDVFVALPGSARDGNDFIPMALERGAAVVVANSGARIPAGAEASFILHDDPRKALGELAAARFGTATLPFPVAGVTGTNGKTTITYLLEHVINASGGRAGVIGTVEYRWPGHQEDATHTTPDCLKLHALLAAMAKDDVTGAVMEVSSHALDQDRVAGVSFDVAAITNVTQDHLDYHGDMEAYFQAKRRFFTTLLKDPAKAVINFDDAFGRRLLEEFPQALGYGLGSVGAPRRALTGRVVASSGRGLQMEMALDGQRWNLTSPMIGAFNASNLLTAQGMALCLGLPVEALQSLEGCSGAPGRLERVQNDKGLSVFVDYAHTPDALENVLSALRGLDFYRVVAVFGCGGNRDRAKRPLMAQAVAKWADVAVLTSDNPRHEVPEAIMDDARPGLAGARAVIEHPDRREAIRLALGEIGPRDALLIAGKGHETYQQIGDVKHPFNDVLVVQELLA is encoded by the coding sequence ATGAACACCGAAGCCACCATGAACAAGCAAGCTTGGGAAGCCCTGAAGACCTACGTCGAGGCCGGATTGGATGTCCAAACGGACTCCCGTCGGGTGAGGCCTGGAGACGTGTTCGTGGCACTGCCTGGTTCCGCGCGCGACGGCAACGATTTCATCCCGATGGCTCTGGAGCGGGGCGCGGCAGTTGTGGTCGCCAATTCCGGCGCTCGCATCCCGGCAGGCGCCGAGGCGTCATTTATCCTGCACGACGATCCCCGCAAAGCTCTCGGCGAGTTGGCGGCTGCCCGCTTCGGAACGGCCACGCTGCCCTTCCCGGTGGCCGGAGTGACCGGGACCAACGGCAAGACCACCATCACCTACCTGCTGGAGCACGTGATCAACGCCTCCGGCGGCCGCGCTGGCGTGATCGGTACAGTGGAATACCGCTGGCCCGGACACCAGGAAGACGCCACCCACACCACCCCGGACTGCCTGAAGCTGCACGCGCTGCTGGCCGCAATGGCCAAAGACGACGTGACCGGCGCGGTCATGGAGGTGTCCAGCCACGCCCTTGATCAGGACCGCGTGGCCGGGGTGTCCTTCGATGTGGCGGCCATCACCAACGTGACGCAGGATCATCTGGACTACCACGGCGACATGGAAGCCTATTTCCAGGCCAAACGCCGCTTCTTCACGACGCTCCTGAAGGACCCGGCCAAAGCGGTAATAAATTTCGACGACGCCTTCGGGCGAAGGCTCCTGGAAGAGTTCCCCCAGGCCCTGGGCTACGGCCTGGGAAGCGTTGGCGCACCAAGGCGCGCCCTGACGGGCCGGGTGGTCGCAAGCTCCGGGCGCGGCCTTCAGATGGAGATGGCCCTGGACGGCCAGCGCTGGAATCTTACCTCGCCCATGATCGGGGCCTTCAACGCTTCCAACCTGCTTACCGCCCAGGGCATGGCCCTCTGCCTTGGCCTGCCTGTCGAAGCCCTGCAAAGCCTGGAGGGCTGCTCCGGCGCTCCCGGCAGGCTGGAGCGGGTGCAGAACGACAAGGGCCTCTCGGTTTTCGTGGACTACGCCCACACCCCCGACGCCCTGGAGAACGTGCTCAGCGCGCTTCGCGGACTGGATTTCTACCGCGTGGTGGCCGTGTTCGGCTGCGGCGGCAACCGCGACCGGGCCAAGCGCCCCCTGATGGCCCAGGCCGTGGCCAAGTGGGCCGACGTGGCCGTGCTCACCTCGGACAACCCCAGGCATGAGGTCCCCGAGGCCATCATGGACGACGCCCGCCCCGGACTGGCCGGAGCGCGCGCGGTCATTGAGCACCCCGACAGGCGCGAGGCCATCCGGCTGGCCCTTGGCGAGATCGGCCCCCGCGACGCGCTGCTCATCGCGGGCAAGGGGCACGAGACCTATCAGCAGATCGGCGATGTGAAGCATCCCTTCAATGATGTTCTGGTGGTGCAGGAGTTGCTGGCATGA
- a CDS encoding UDP-N-acetylmuramoyl-tripeptide--D-alanyl-D-alanine ligase, producing the protein MKLTVSEIMAATQATGDVRPYLDTQVSAVTADSRAVTAGSLFCCLPGSRADGHDFAAGAVEQGAAAVLAAREMPELNEKAAVLVVDDVLAAMGLLARFWRRRTRSVVAALSGSAGKTTAKELLASIVSRMAPSIKNPGNFNNQLGLPLSMLAAEAEHRVWVLELGISRPGDMEELAAICEPDLAVVHNIGPAHLEGLGDLAGVGAAKASLFSFVRPGGVALANADYPELWAAARIANPDVLAMSTRDSNAPFFCRFVGCSEDGRGLYHLSLQGETVDAVLPCRGEHLAENVLAAAAAANVLGATPDQIAAGLSEAVLPARRFDVRDQHGYTVIDDSYNANPLSMAAAIESARKIAGDRPLVLVLGEMGELGPEADTAHEELGRCIARGDCDVVFFKGAQAPNVERGLAAGNYAGRFHAVTEPDEFASRLESENVGEGTVLFKGSRSQRMEDFLERFLASKREVGK; encoded by the coding sequence ATGAAGCTGACCGTCTCTGAAATCATGGCTGCCACCCAGGCGACGGGCGACGTGCGGCCCTACCTGGACACGCAGGTCAGCGCCGTGACCGCCGACAGCCGCGCCGTGACCGCCGGGTCGCTGTTCTGCTGCCTGCCGGGCAGCCGTGCGGACGGGCACGACTTCGCCGCTGGTGCTGTGGAGCAGGGCGCTGCCGCAGTGCTGGCCGCGCGTGAGATGCCCGAGCTTAACGAAAAAGCCGCCGTGCTGGTGGTGGACGACGTTTTGGCAGCCATGGGCCTGCTGGCGCGCTTCTGGCGCAGGCGCACCCGCTCAGTGGTGGCCGCGCTCTCCGGGTCGGCTGGCAAGACCACGGCCAAGGAACTGCTGGCTTCAATCGTCTCGCGCATGGCTCCCTCCATCAAGAACCCCGGAAATTTCAACAACCAGCTGGGACTGCCGCTCTCCATGCTGGCCGCCGAGGCCGAGCACCGTGTGTGGGTGCTGGAACTCGGCATCAGCCGCCCTGGCGACATGGAAGAGCTGGCCGCCATCTGCGAACCGGATCTGGCCGTGGTGCACAACATCGGACCGGCGCACCTGGAAGGCCTGGGCGATCTGGCAGGCGTTGGCGCGGCCAAGGCCTCGCTCTTCTCCTTCGTGCGCCCCGGCGGCGTGGCCCTGGCCAACGCCGACTACCCCGAGCTGTGGGCCGCTGCCCGAATCGCCAATCCCGACGTGCTGGCCATGTCCACGCGCGACTCCAACGCCCCGTTCTTCTGCCGTTTTGTTGGTTGCTCGGAGGATGGCCGTGGCCTCTACCACCTGTCGCTCCAGGGCGAGACCGTGGACGCGGTCCTGCCGTGTCGTGGCGAACATCTGGCCGAGAACGTGCTGGCCGCCGCTGCCGCCGCAAACGTGCTGGGCGCCACCCCGGACCAGATCGCTGCCGGACTGTCCGAGGCGGTCCTTCCCGCACGGCGTTTCGACGTGCGCGACCAGCACGGCTACACGGTGATCGACGACTCCTACAACGCCAACCCGCTCTCCATGGCCGCAGCCATCGAGTCGGCCCGCAAGATCGCCGGGGACCGCCCGCTGGTGCTGGTGCTTGGCGAGATGGGCGAGCTCGGTCCCGAAGCGGACACGGCGCATGAGGAGCTTGGCCGCTGCATCGCCAGGGGCGACTGCGACGTGGTGTTCTTCAAGGGCGCGCAGGCTCCCAACGTGGAGCGCGGGCTTGCCGCTGGAAATTACGCGGGCCGGTTCCACGCCGTTACGGAGCCAGACGAATTCGCCAGCCGCCTGGAGAGCGAGAACGTCGGTGAAGGCACTGTGCTCTTCAAGGGCTCGCGCTCCCAGCGCATGGAAGATTTTCTGGAGCGCTTCCTGGCCTCCAAGCGGGAGGTCGGCAAGTGA
- the mraY gene encoding phospho-N-acetylmuramoyl-pentapeptide-transferase, whose amino-acid sequence MIYHLLVPFASQLTLLNVFRYITFRSIAAFTTALVISILLGPKVIAWLTRLKCGQYIHEDVKAHQCKAGTPTMGGLLIVIAICVSVLLWSDLSNENVWMTLLVFLGFGAIGMADDYLKVVQKQNKGLSARGKIVGQILIAAAAVGILMMDPDFSTKLAVPFFKNFQPDLGLFYLPFAVMVIVGASNGVNLTDGLDGLAIGPTVVAAGMFALFVYVAGHAQIARYLQVMPVSGVGEVTVFCAAMVGAGLGFLWFNAYPAQVFMGDVGSLSLGGALGFVAVVCKQELILLIVGGVFVLETLSVILQVSYFKFTGGKRIFKMAPLHHHFELKGIPESKIIIRFWILSILLAFVALSTLKLR is encoded by the coding sequence GTGATCTACCATCTGCTCGTCCCCTTTGCGTCCCAACTGACGCTCCTGAACGTGTTCCGCTACATCACGTTCCGCTCCATCGCGGCCTTCACCACGGCCCTGGTCATTTCCATCCTGCTCGGTCCCAAGGTCATCGCCTGGCTGACCAGGCTCAAATGCGGCCAGTACATCCACGAGGACGTGAAAGCCCACCAGTGCAAGGCCGGAACCCCTACCATGGGCGGCTTGCTGATAGTCATCGCCATCTGTGTCTCCGTGCTGCTCTGGTCGGATCTTTCCAACGAGAACGTGTGGATGACGCTCCTGGTGTTCCTGGGATTCGGGGCAATCGGCATGGCTGATGACTACCTCAAGGTGGTGCAGAAGCAGAACAAGGGGCTCTCGGCCAGGGGCAAGATCGTGGGGCAGATACTCATCGCGGCTGCGGCGGTGGGCATACTGATGATGGACCCGGACTTCTCCACCAAGCTGGCCGTACCGTTCTTCAAGAATTTCCAGCCGGATCTCGGCCTGTTCTACCTGCCCTTCGCCGTCATGGTGATCGTGGGCGCCTCCAACGGCGTGAACCTGACCGACGGCCTGGACGGCCTGGCCATCGGGCCCACGGTGGTGGCGGCGGGCATGTTCGCCCTGTTCGTGTATGTGGCGGGCCACGCCCAGATCGCGCGCTACCTCCAGGTGATGCCCGTGTCGGGCGTGGGCGAGGTCACGGTGTTCTGCGCGGCCATGGTGGGCGCGGGCCTCGGGTTCCTGTGGTTCAACGCCTACCCGGCCCAGGTGTTCATGGGCGACGTGGGCTCCCTGTCCTTGGGCGGCGCGCTCGGGTTCGTAGCCGTGGTCTGCAAGCAGGAGCTGATCCTGCTCATCGTGGGCGGCGTGTTCGTGCTGGAGACCCTCTCGGTCATCCTGCAGGTGAGCTACTTCAAGTTCACAGGCGGGAAGCGCATCTTCAAGATGGCCCCGCTGCACCATCATTTTGAACTGAAAGGCATACCGGAGTCGAAAATCATCATCCGGTTCTGGATTCTCTCCATCCTCCTGGCCTTCGTGGCCCTGAGCACGCTGAAGCTGAGGTAG
- the murD gene encoding UDP-N-acetylmuramoyl-L-alanine--D-glutamate ligase, with product MQALLHGKQLAGHKAVVVGAAISGVAAAKLLAVLGAHVRLLDRNPEALDAACREDLTLRGVELQLGPHKQEHFEGAQMVVLSPGIPVAKMAGFLAACPDAQVLSELELASWFVNVPIVAVTGTNGKTTTTSLIGHILTRAGKKVFVGGNIGTPLSDLLLSGEPCDVAVLEVSSFQLQNVHSFHPKVAMLLNFSANHLDYHADVDEYLQAKLNLFARMNQDDLAILPLDMKDSLEAASFTKARRVYFTASDRFQENNLPGAHNKANMEAAWLACKAMGASTEQITRAVASFKPLSHRLQSLGEKGGVLFVDDSKATTVEAMRAAILSFDRPVRLLAGGVFKGGDLEGLVPLLRERVVQVGLFGANREVFEKAWTGAVPLFWEPTLEGAVTRLYRDSASGDVILLSPATASFDLYSDYKARGRDFARIMDGLPDDSEARQ from the coding sequence ATGCAGGCGCTTTTGCACGGGAAACAGCTGGCGGGACATAAAGCCGTGGTGGTCGGAGCGGCGATTTCGGGCGTTGCCGCCGCGAAGCTGCTGGCCGTGCTGGGCGCGCATGTGCGCCTGCTGGACCGCAATCCCGAAGCCCTGGACGCCGCCTGCCGCGAGGACCTGACGCTGCGCGGGGTGGAGCTTCAGCTTGGGCCGCACAAGCAGGAACATTTCGAGGGCGCGCAGATGGTGGTGCTCTCGCCGGGCATCCCCGTGGCCAAGATGGCCGGGTTCCTGGCCGCCTGCCCGGACGCCCAGGTGCTGAGCGAGCTGGAGCTGGCCTCCTGGTTCGTGAACGTGCCCATCGTGGCCGTCACCGGCACCAACGGCAAGACCACCACCACCTCCCTCATCGGTCACATCCTCACGCGCGCGGGCAAGAAGGTGTTTGTGGGCGGCAACATCGGCACGCCCCTGTCCGACTTGCTGCTTTCGGGCGAACCCTGCGACGTGGCCGTCCTTGAGGTCTCCAGCTTTCAGCTCCAGAACGTGCACAGCTTCCATCCCAAGGTGGCCATGCTGCTGAACTTCTCGGCCAACCACCTGGATTACCACGCTGACGTGGACGAATACCTCCAGGCCAAGCTCAACCTGTTCGCCCGCATGAACCAGGACGACCTGGCCATCCTGCCCCTGGACATGAAGGACAGCCTGGAGGCCGCCTCGTTCACCAAGGCCCGGCGGGTGTACTTCACCGCCTCCGACCGCTTCCAGGAGAACAACCTCCCCGGCGCGCACAACAAGGCCAACATGGAAGCCGCGTGGCTGGCCTGCAAGGCCATGGGCGCGTCCACCGAGCAGATCACCCGCGCAGTGGCCAGCTTCAAGCCCCTGTCGCACCGCTTGCAGAGCCTGGGCGAGAAGGGCGGCGTGCTCTTCGTGGACGACTCCAAGGCCACCACGGTTGAGGCCATGCGCGCGGCCATCCTGAGCTTCGACAGGCCGGTCCGCCTGCTGGCCGGCGGCGTGTTCAAAGGCGGCGACTTGGAAGGGCTTGTGCCACTCTTGCGCGAGCGCGTTGTTCAGGTCGGCCTGTTCGGGGCCAACCGCGAAGTGTTCGAGAAAGCCTGGACCGGCGCGGTCCCCCTGTTCTGGGAACCGACGCTCGAAGGCGCGGTGACCCGCCTGTACCGCGACAGCGCCTCCGGCGACGTGATCCTCCTATCGCCCGCCACGGCCAGCTTCGACCTGTACTCCGACTACAAGGCCCGCGGGCGCGACTTCGCCCGCATCATGGACGGTCTGCCCGACGACAGCGAGGCCCGCCAATGA
- the ftsW gene encoding putative lipid II flippase FtsW produces MPGAKPGFDWWLAAVAVILAGLGVIMVLSASGIMAERMVHNKYFFFKKQAIFFAIGVAIMFILAWTPRKILYGPVYLWLLLVLGLLALTLIPPFSVKAGGARRWMNLGPFVLQPMELAKVVLVFYLAYFYSSKQALVKSFSVGFIPPVVVTSLLCMVMLVQPDFGGAVFMGMLFFMMSLVGGTRIIYLLVSGLFGAAAAILLVINSPYRFKRWFAFLDPFQDPQGTGYQLVQSFFAFGSGQISGVGFGSGKQKLFYLPEAHTDFIMAVAGEELGFIGVSLILSLIGVLMWRSFRVALAQDDLRDRFTAYGMALVLGIGFLLNLAVVMGCVPPKGVAMPFLSYGGSNLISGFLCVGILLNLSRRKTQ; encoded by the coding sequence ATGCCGGGCGCGAAGCCGGGTTTCGACTGGTGGCTGGCGGCAGTGGCCGTCATCCTGGCCGGGCTCGGGGTCATCATGGTGCTTTCGGCCTCGGGAATCATGGCCGAGCGTATGGTCCACAACAAATACTTCTTCTTCAAGAAGCAGGCGATCTTCTTTGCCATCGGCGTGGCCATCATGTTCATCCTGGCCTGGACGCCGCGCAAGATCCTCTACGGCCCGGTGTACCTGTGGCTGCTTTTGGTGCTGGGGCTTCTGGCGCTCACGCTCATCCCGCCCTTCTCGGTGAAGGCGGGCGGCGCGCGGCGCTGGATGAACCTGGGACCGTTCGTGCTTCAGCCCATGGAACTGGCCAAGGTGGTGCTGGTCTTTTACCTGGCCTATTTCTACTCCAGCAAACAGGCCCTGGTGAAATCCTTCAGCGTGGGGTTCATCCCCCCGGTCGTGGTCACAAGCCTTTTGTGCATGGTCATGCTGGTGCAGCCGGATTTCGGCGGCGCGGTGTTCATGGGCATGCTCTTTTTCATGATGAGCCTGGTGGGCGGCACGCGCATCATCTACCTGCTGGTGTCGGGCCTGTTCGGCGCGGCGGCGGCCATCCTGCTGGTGATAAACTCCCCCTACCGGTTCAAGCGCTGGTTCGCATTTCTCGATCCCTTCCAGGACCCGCAGGGCACGGGCTACCAGCTGGTGCAGTCCTTCTTCGCCTTCGGCTCCGGGCAGATTTCCGGCGTCGGTTTCGGTTCCGGCAAGCAGAAGCTCTTCTACCTGCCCGAGGCGCACACCGACTTCATCATGGCCGTAGCGGGCGAGGAGCTTGGCTTCATCGGCGTGTCGCTGATTTTGTCGCTCATCGGCGTGCTCATGTGGCGCTCCTTCCGGGTGGCCCTGGCCCAGGACGACCTTCGCGACCGTTTCACGGCCTACGGCATGGCCCTGGTGCTGGGCATCGGCTTCCTGCTCAATCTGGCGGTGGTCATGGGTTGCGTACCTCCCAAGGGCGTGGCCATGCCGTTTTTGTCCTACGGCGGCTCGAACCTCATCTCCGGGTTCCTGTGTGTGGGGATTCTGCTGAACCTCTCCAGGAGGAAGACGCAGTGA